The sequence TGGGCATGGGCGATGTCAGCGCTGCCACCGTGCCCAAGCTGGTGCTGCTGGCGCCGCCGCGGGAGGGGGGTGCCATCGCCACCCGCAGCTTCCTTCCCGTCCGGGTCCACACCTCCATCGGCGTGCTGGGAGCACTCACCGTGGCGGCCGGAGTACTGGCCGAAGGATCGGTGGGCCACGGCCTGGGCGTCCTTCCTTCACCGGGAGAACCCTTCCGGGTGGAACACCCCAGCGGGCACTTCGACGTCGAGGTGTCCATCGAGGCCACCCCGGACGGCTACACCGTGACCCGCTCAACCGCCCTCAGGACGGCACGGAAGATTTTCGATGGACGCGTCTTCCCGCGCCCCTGACGCCTGCACAACGACCCCTTTTAGAGAGGACAGCTTCATGACCGGGTATACCTCGTTCGACGTCGCCCACCTGGGAAACGTGGAACTGCTGACCCCCGTCTTCGAGGAAAGCCTGTGGTTCTTCCGCGACCTGCTCGCCATGCGCGTCGTGGCGGAGACCAGCAGCGCCGGCACGAAGTCCGCCTACCTTCGCACCTGGGACGAATACCAGCTCTACACCGTCAAACTCACCGCCTCGGCCGATGCCGGCGTCGGGCGAACCACCTTCCGGGCCACCAGCCGGGAGGCACTGGAGCGCCGGGTCGCCGCCATCGAAGCCACCGGCCTGGGCATGGGCTGGGAAGACGGTGAAGTGGGAACCGGGCCCACCTATTCCTTCCGGGACCCCGACGGGCACCTCTTGGGCATCTATTACGAAACCGAACGGTACGTGGCCACGGACGACAAACCCGCCCTGAAGAACCAGGCCTCGGCCTTCCCCGGCCGGGGAGTCAACGCCCGGCGGCTGGACCACATCAATTTCCTGGCCAAGGACGTGGAGGCCAACGGGGAGTTCGTGGCCCAGGCGCTGTGCGGGCGGGAGAGTGAGCGCATCCGGCTCGACGACGGCGGATACGCCGCCTGGTGGTTCCACTTCAACAACAAGTCCTACGACATCGTGTATTCCGACGACTGGCTCAAGCACGGCAACCGGCTCCACCACGTGGCGTTCGCCCCCGATACCCGCGAGGACATCCTGAAGGCCGCGGACATCTTCCTTGAAAACGGCATCCACATCGAGTCCGGTCCGCACAAGCACGCCATCAACCAGACGTTCTTCCTGTATGTCTGGGAGCCCGGCGGCAACCGGATCGAACTGGCCAACGCCGGCGCCCGCCTGCTGCTTGACCCGGACTCGCCCGTGGTCGAGTGGAGCCAGGAGGAGCGCCGCAAAGGGCAGGCCTGGGGCATGAAAACCATCGAGACGTTCCATACGCACGGAACGCCGAACGTCAGCCAGTGAGAAAATTAAAGGATCCCGGCAGTACCGCACAGAGAGGTGCATCATCATGACCAACACAGTGGACACGTCCGCCCCGGTGACCACCGGCCTCTTCATCGGAGGCACCGAGCGCCAGGCCGCCGCCACCATGGAGATTGCCGATCCCGGCAAGCCCGGCACAGTGGTGGGCCACGCCGCGGCCGCCGGGCCGTCTGACGTCCAGGATGCCATCGCCGCGGCAAAGGCGGCCTACCCCGGATGGGCTGCCCTGGGGCTCAGGAGCGAGCGGACCGGATGCGGCAGGCGCTGGAAGGCATTGCGGACTTCCGCGATGAGGATGCAGCCATCCTTTCGCAGGAAAACGGCAAGATCCGCATGGAAGCCTGGGTGGACTCGCTGGTGTTCGAGATCAGGTGGAACCTCGCGCTGGAACTGGCTCCCGACGTCGACACCGCCAAGACGCTGCCGCCCGCGCCCGGCATTCCCGTCTCCACGTCTGTCACCTTCCAGCCCCTGGGCGTGGTGACGGTCATCGTGCCCTTCAACTGGCCCATTGCCATCCTCGCGGCCTCGCTGCCGCACGCACTGCTGGCAGGGAACACGGCAATCGTTAAGCCGCCGCCCACCGCGCCGCTGGCAACCACGCGCGTGGTCCAGCGGATTGCCGAAAAGCTTCCGCCAGGGGTGCTGAACGTGGTGACCGGCAAGGACGCGGACATGGCCGAACTCATCACCAGCCCGGACATTGCCAAGGTCTGCTTCACGGGAAGCGTGGGCGGCGGCAAGCGCATCATGGAAATGGCCGCGAAGTCCCTCACCCGCGTGACGCTTGAACTCGGCGGGAACGACGCCGCCGTCATCCTCCAGGACGCGGTCCTTGACGACACCCACCTGGACCGGCTCTATGCCGCCATCTTCGACACGACCGGCCAGATCTGCATGAACGCAAAGCGGGTCTACGTGCACCGTTCGCGCCTGGACGAGGTGGTGGACGGGCTCTCGCAGCGGCTTGAAAAGGCGGTCATCGGCTACGGGCTCGACGACGGGACCACCATGGGTCCGCTGCACTCCCCCGTGCAGAAAGCCTTCGTGGCCGAACTCATCGAGGAGGCCAAGGAAGCGGGCGCCGATGTCAGGGAGTTCGGCACCCTTCCCTCGGACCCTGAACTGCACGGCGGGAACTTCCTGCGCCCGGCACTGGTCATCGATCCGGACCCCTCGCTGCGGGTTGTCACCCAGGAACAGTTCGGGCCCGTGATCCCCCTGATCCCGTTCGACACGGAGGACGAGGCGGTGGAGGCGGCGAACGCCACCTGGGCGGGCCTGTGCGGTTCGGTGTGGACCGCCGACCCGGCAGCGGCCGACCGCGTGGGCGGCAGGCTGGTCTGCGGCTACGTCTGGGTGAACGACCACGGGGCAACCCGCCTGGACCTGCGCGCACCTTTCGGCGGCATGAAGCAGTCCGGCATGGGCCGGGAACAGGGCATCGAAGGGGTCCGGGCCTTCCAGGACACCCGCGCCATCGCCCATCTCGAACCGGGCGCAGCCGAAGGGTAGGGCCTGCGGACGGCCGGCAGGCAAGAAGGGATCAGCAATCCCCGAATAACTATCGACATTACCTATGCTCATAGGTAATCTTGGAGGCGGGTGCACCGCTGCACCCGCCGAAAGGATGACCTGATGGCGACTCGAACCATGCCCGCCCCCAACCGGGCAGCATCCCTGGAACTCATCAAGAACTTCTCGCTGGAGATGACCGGCAAGGACATTCCTGCCCTCATCGAGGCAAAGGACGGCATTCCGCCGGGCACCCGCATCAATGTCACCTTCCTCGGCAACGAGGACCTGGAGATGCGGGTGGCCGCGGCCAAGGCGGCCCGGGACCTGGGGTTCATCCCTGTGCCGCACGTTTCGGCGCGCCGGCTGAAGTCGAAGGGCGACTTTGAGGAGTTCCTTGGGCGGCTCCAGGAGGTGGGCGCCGCCGAGCATCTTTTCGTGGTGGGCGGCGACCCCGCAGAACCGGAGGGCCCGTACGGGGACTCCCTGGCACTGGTCAACACCGGGCTCCTGCAGCAGTACGGGGTTCGGGAGGTGGGAATCGGCGGGTATCCGGAAGGCCATCCGGACATCCGCAAGGAAGATCTCTGGCGTGCCCTGGAGGACAAGTCCGCAGCCCTCGCCGCGCAGGGGCTTAAGGCCTCCATCATCACGCAGTTCGCCTTCGACACGGCGCCGGTTGCCGCGTGGATCGACGAGGTCCGGGCCAGGGGCATCCAGGCTCCCATCCGCGTAGGCACGCCAGGCCCGGCCGGAGTCAAGCGGCTCCTCGGTTTCGCTCGGCGCTTCGGCGTGGGAGCCAACGCCATGATCGTGAAGAAATACGGCTTCTCGCTGACCAACCTGATGGGCGACGCCGGCCCGGACCGGTTCGTCAACGATCTGGCCGCCGTACTTGCAGACCACGCACCACGTCCGGACCACCACCTTCCGGCGCAGGTAGGGCTTCACTTCTACACTTTTGGCGGCCTGCTGGCCACGGCCAACTGGGTCCGGCACTTCACCGAAGAGGGCTAGGGCGGCAAGCCATGGTCCTGCACACCGAATCCCGCAAGGACCAGTCCTGCCTGATCGTCCACGGGCCGGACCAGCCGGGCATCGTGGCTGCCGTAGCCGCCCTGGTGACCCGCAACAGGGGAAACATCGTGTCCCTGGACCAATACTCCAGTGATCCTTCGTCGGGTGATTTCTTCCAGCGGGTGGTCTTCAACCGGCCGGACCTGTCCGCCGCCATGCCCGGGATCGAGGCCGACCTCGCCCGGACGCTCACGCCCCTGGGGCTGGCCTGGACGCTGACCGACCGCTCCATCCCCAAGCGCATGGCCATCCTGGTCTCCACCTCAGACCACTGCCTGCTCGAACTCCTGTGGCGGCACCGGAGGGGCGAACTGCCGGTGACCATCCCCATGGTGATCTCAAACCACACCAACACGGCGGAGGACGTGCGGTCCTTTGGTGTCCCGTTCTTCCACGTCCCTTCCGCCGGTCCGGACAAAGGCGCGGCCGAAGCCCAGATCCTGAAGCTCCTGGAAGGGAACGTGGACTTCGTGGTGCTGGCCCGGTACATGCAGATCCTGTCCCCCGGATTCCTGGACGCGGTTTCCGTACCGCTGATCAACATCCACCATTCCTTCCTGCCCGCGTTCGTGGGCGCCGCCCCCTACCGCAAGGCGAAGGACCGGGGCGTCAAGCTGATTGGCGCCACCTCGCACTACGTAACCAAGGACCTGGACGAGGGGCCCATCATCGAACAGGATGTGGCCCGCGTGACGCACGCCCACTCGGCGCAGGACCTCCAGGCGCGGGGCGCCTACGTGGAACGCGCGGTGCTCTCCCGCGCCGTCCAGTGGCATGCCGAAGACCGGGTCATCCGGCACGGCAACCAGACCATCGTCTTCTGAGACCCACCAACAATCCGATACAGAACAAGAGGTTCAACGTGGCACCGAAAAACCTGCAGGAAGTCCTCGACGCGTCGAAAGGGGCCGTGGATCTCCTCCGCAACTCCCAGATCGGCTCCTACATCTACCCGGTGGTGCCGGCCGACTTCCAGAACTGGATCAAGGAGCAGACCGCGTGGCGTCAGACGGCTGTGCTGTACGACCAGTCCCACCACATGGACAACCTGTTCCTGAAAGGCCCGGACGCCATCAAGCTGATCACGGCGACCGCCATCAACTCCACCGCCACCTTCCCGGTGAACAAAGCCAAGCAGTACGTGCCCACCACAGAGTCCGGGCACGTGATCGGCGACGGCATCCTCTTCCACGAGGCGGACGACGAGTACGTGTACGTGGGCCGCTCCCCGGCGGCCAACTGGCTGCTCTACCACGGCGAAACGGGCGGCTACCGGGACCTGGACATCACCGTGGACCGGCGCTCCCCGTCGCGGCCGTACGGCCACCCGGTGACCCGCCAGTACTACCGCTTCCAGATCCAGGGACCCAACGCCTGGCAGGTGATCGAAAAACTCAACGGCGGAGCCCTGGAGCAGCTCAAGTTCTTCAACATGTCCACCATGACCATTGCCGGCACCACGGTCCGCACGCTGCGCCACGGCATGGCCGGCGCGCCGGGACTGGAGGTGTGGGGACCGTACGCGGACCACGACCGCATCCGCGACGCGATCGTTGACGCCGGAGCCGAGTTCGGACTGGTCCCCGTCGGTTCCCGGGCGTACCCGTCCAACACCCTCGAATCGGGCTGGATCCCGTCTCCCCTTCCCGCCATCTACACCGGCGAAGCAGAGCGCGGCTACCGTGAATGGCTGCCGGCAGATGGCTACGAAGCAACCGGGACCCTGGCAGGATCCTTTGTGTCCGGGAACATCGAGGACTACTACCTGACCCCGTGGGAGCTGGGCTACGGCTCGTTCGTGAAATTCGACCACGACTTCATCGGCCGGGACGCGCTTCAGAAAATCGACCCCGCCGCCCAGCGCAGGAAAGTCACCCTGGCCTGGGACGCCGAAGATGTCACCTCCATCTTCGCGTCGCTGTTCGATGTGGACGGACCCAGCTACAAGTTCTTCGACCTGCCCTTGGCAAACTACGGCTCGGCCAACTACGACTCCGTGGTGGACGCCGACGGAACCGTGGTGGGCTACTCGATGTTCACCGGCTACAGCGCCAACGAACGCCGCGCCCTCTCGCTTGCAACGATTGATCCCAACGTTCCCGAAGGCACGGAACTGAAGGTGGTATGGGGTGAGCCCAACGGCGGCACTGCCAAGGCCGCCGTCGAACCCCATGTGCAGACCGAGGTGCGTGCGGTGGTCAGCCCCGTGCCCTACTCGACCGTGGCCCGCGCCACCTACCACGGCGGGTGGCGGACGAACTACCAGTCGGCCTAGGCTGGGGACCCCGGAGTGCGGGGGCGCGTGCGCCCCCGCACCTTCCTTGAGCCCTTGGAGGAGTACCGCATGAGCCTTCGGTACGCGCTGCTTGCGCTGCTGCGCGTGGGCCCGCTGTCAGGCTATGAACTGCAAAAGCAGTTCTCCATGTCGGTAGGCCACGTGTGGCACGCCCCCGACTCGCAGATCTACCCTGAGCTGCGCAAGATGGAGGCGGAAAACCTCATCGAAGGTGAGGAGCAGCCCCGGGGCCAGCGCGCCACGCGGCGGCTGTACCACGTGACGGATACCGGAAACCAGGCCTTCCTTGACTGGATGCAGACCCCCTTGGAGTACGCCCGGGTCCGCGACCCCGCCCACCTGCGGGCCGCCTACCTGGAAGCAGCGTCACCGGAGGCCGCGCGGGCGTTCTTCCGCCGGCATATGGACCAGTGGGAGTCCGAACTCGCCCAGTGGGAGGGTGAACTCCAGCGCATCGACCAGGTGGACAACCCAATGCTGGTGCGCCGCCTGGCCGTAACGGATCCGGCCGACCGTGAACGGACCATAGCCTTTAAGCGGTTTACCTACGAGGGCCTGGTGGACCGGGCCCATGTGGAGATCGCGTGGGCCCGGCGCGGGCTGGAACTGGTGGACACCCTCGAGTCCGGGGGCGGCGCCCGGCCGGAGCCGAGCGCCGCCCGCGCCTAGCGGATACCGCCCTGGTCAGCCAAAGTTCTCGGCCGTTGCGTAGCCCTTGCCGTTGTACTTCTGCACCACCACCGAGGACACTGCCGGCTGGCCGTCCACCGTGGTGTTGACCGACGTACCTTCCAGCATCAGCGGCGCCTTCAGGTCCTTGATGTCCCGCAGCGCCGTCATGAAGCTGTCCCGGGTGGGTTCCTTCATGTTCTGGAACGCCTTCTCAAGGGTGGCGCCCACCATGTAGCTCCACATGCAGTGCGGGAAGGCCGGCATATCCGGGTAGTTCCCGTACTTCTTGAGTTCGTCAAGGAATTTCACGACGTCGGGGTCCTTGGCGAACGAAGGGCTCTGCGGTGCCTTGGCAAAGGACACCGAGTAGATGCCGGGGTAGGCGGCAGCACCGCCGGGCTCAAGGATCGCAGTGGGGCTGGACGTATTGGAGGGCAGGAACCAGCTGGGCTTCCAGCCGATCTGCTGCGCCTTCTGCAGCGCGGCGATGGTCAGCGGCGTGATGGACATGGCGTTGAAGAAGACGTCCGCTCCGGAGGAGGCCAGCTGGGTGAGCTGGGCATCAACGGATGTGTCGGTGGCCTCGTAAGTCTGCTCCCCCACCACCGAGATGTTGGATGCTCCCTGGATGGCTTCCTTGAAGCCGGCAACGTAGCCCTTGCCGTAGTCATCGTTCTGCGACAGGATGGCCACCTTGTGCTGCGCGCCCGACTTCGCCAGGAGCTTGCCGAAGGCGCCCCCCTCATTCTGGTAGATGGGCACGAAGCCCAGTTGCCACGGGCTCTGCTTCCGGTCGCTGAAGAGCGGGTCACCGGTCATCACCAGCACCTGCGGGACTTTCTGGCTGATCGCGGCGTCGCGGAAAGCACGGTTGGTGGGGGTGCCCAGGCCGGCCGTGGCGGCAAAGACGTTGTCCGACACCATCTGCTGGAAGTTGGCCAGCGACTTTTGCGGATCGTAGGCGTCGTCGTAGGACTTGATGTTCACGGTTCGCGTCTTGCCGTCGCCAAACTTCACGCCGCCGGCGGCGTTCGCGGCACCGAAGTAGGCCGAGACGCCGGCCACGGTGCACTTGCCCGGCCCTGCGGTGGCGCCGCTAAGGGGGGTGGTGATGCCAAGCGTGATCGCCGAGTCCGTGATCCCGGGAGAGGACGCAGAACCGCCGCCGCCCTGGCCGCCGCTATCGCCCCTGCAGCCGGACAGGGAGAGCGCGAGGGCGGCTGTCACGGCAACGATGCCAAGTACCCCGCCGGGCTTCTTTCTCATGTTCATGGTCCATCTTGCCTCTCTGTTTGTTCATGTCCCTCCAGCGCATCGTCCGGAACCGGGCGGTGCGCTGGAGCGGTCTGCTGGGAAGTCTCCCGAACCGGGCCGGCGGAGGACCGGCGGCCCGTGGAGCGGCCGGCACCGGTCCGGCGGGTCAGCCGCCGCACCACCCGGGGCACGCTCACCAGGCCGCCGGGCAGCAGGAACAGCACCGCGAGAAGGATGGCGCCCTGGCTGACGGTGGTGAGGTTGGGATCGATGGCGTTGGTCAGCTGTGGGACGAAGACGTAGTAGGCGCCGCCAAGGAGGGACCCGGCGATGCTGCCCGCGCCGCCGATGACCATGGCGGCCAGGAGGCTGATGGAGTGGCCGAAACTGAGCGTCTCAGGCGAGGTGTACTGCACGGCGGCGAGGTACAGGAAGCCGCTGGCCCCGCCGAAGATGGAGGCGATGGTAAAGGCGAGCACCTTGGTCCGGTAGGGGGAAATGCCCATGGAGGCCGCGACAGCCTCGTTCTCCCGGACCGCCGCGAACGCCCGCCCGTACTTGCCCCGGACCAGGCTCCGCGCCAGCAGGAAGGCCGCGGTTGCCACCACCAGGACGATGTAGAACTGCCATTGGTCGTTGTCCAGCCCGGACCAGTCGGGGGCGTCCGTGAACCGTGCGGAGATCCCCTGCGAGCCGCCGGTGAATTCGGAGAGGCGCTTGGCCAGGGGTACCCCGACGATGGGGAGGGCGATGGTGACCATCGCGATCGCCAGGCCGCCCAGGCGTGCGGCCGCGAGGGCCACCAGCAGCCCCACCACACCGGCCACGGCGCAGGCCGCGACGAACACCAGCAGGATGTTCCAGCCGTGGTTGACGCCGTAGGCGGTGACATAGGCTCCCAGCCCCACAAAGAAGATCTGCCCGAGGTTGACCTGGCCGGTGTAGCCCATGACGATGTTCAGCCCGAGCACCGCCACCGCATAGACACCGATGCGGACCAGCGTCTGGTTCGCAAAGGCCGGCAGGGCCAGTGGGGCCACGATCAGCACAATGGCCGCGAGGGCGGCGAGGAGTACCCGGACCCATGGCCTGCGTGCAGTGGCGGCAGCGGCATTCATCAGACCCTCACCACGACCTTCCTGCCGAACAGGCCTTGGGGACGGACGATGAGGATGACGAAGATCAGCGCGAAGGGCACGGCGATTTTGAGGTCGTGGCCGATGAGGGGAACGTAGACGGCCACCAGGTTTTCCAGGACACCGATTGCGGATGCCGCCACCACGCAGCCGATGGGACTGGTCAGGCCGCCGAGGATCACGGCGGCGAGCGCGTAAACGAGGGCGGTGTCCAGCATGCCGGGCGTCAACGTCAGCTGCGGAGCAACCAGGACGCCGGCAATCGCCCCCAGGGTGGCAGCGAGTCCCCAGCCCACCATGAGCAGGCGGCCCACCGGCAGGCCCGAAAAAGCGGCCGACGCCGGGTTGTCGGCAACGGCGCGGAGGGCCAGTCCCAGCTTGGTGCGCAGGAAGAGCAGTTGCAGGACCACCATGATCACAACGATGGTCACGGCGGTGGCAAGGGACCTGACGCTGACGACGGCCCCGAGGATTTCAACGCTGGTCAGCGGGAAGAGCGACGGGAACCCCAGGTTGTTGTAGCCCCACAGGACCGCGCAGATACCGGTGACCAGGGTGAGCAGGCCGATTGTCACCACCACTGCGGTGTCCGGATCTCCCCGTTCAAACCGCCGGATCAGGAAACGTTCCACCAGTGCGCCGAAGAGGAAGGACAGGACAATGGCAATGATGATGGCCAGGATGAGCGGCAGGCCGAGCTGCACGAACGCGTAGGCGAGGTAGGCGGACAGCACCGCCATGCCGCCCTGCGCGAAGTTGATCAGGCCGGTGGCCTGGTTCACCAGCACGATTGCCAGGGCCAGGGCCGCGTAGATGGAGCCGGTGGCCAGGCCGTCGACGACGAGTTGGATGAAGGTTCCCATTCGGTCAGCCCCCCAGGTAGGCGCGGCGGATTTCGTCCATGCCCTTGAGTTCGGCCGAGGTTCCGGTGAGGACATTCCGGCCCGTTTCCAGGACGGTGGCGGTGTCCACGAGGGAGAATGCGAGGTTTGCATTCTGTTCCACCACCAGCATCGCGATCCCGGATTCGAGCCGTAGCCGCCGGATGGCCTGGTACACCGTTTTGGCGGTGCTCGGTGCCAGCCCCAGCGAGGCTTCGTCCAGGAGCAACAGTTTGGGTTTGGCCATGAAGGCGCGGCCAACCGCGAGCATTTGTTGTTCGCCGCCCGAAAGCGCTGCTGCCCGCGAGCCAACCCTGTCCTGCAGTTGCGGAAACAGGTCCAGGCAGTAGTCGATGTCACCGGCGATGGCCTTCCGGTCCTTGCGCAGGTAGGAGCCCACCATCAGGTTCTCCCGCACGCTCAGCTGGCCCAGGGTGCCCCGCCCTTCAGGTACGTGTGCTACGCCGAGTGCTGCCACTTGGTCCGGCCGGAGGCCCCTGATGTCCCTGCCATCGAACCGGATGCTGCCGCCGGTCCGGACGCTGCCGCTGATGGCCCGGAGCGTGGTGGTTTTGCCCGCACCGTTCGCGCCCAGGATACCCACGGATCCGCCCTCCGGGACGCTGAGGGAGACCCCCTCCAGGACCTGCACGGGGCCGTAGGACGCTGTGACGCCGGTCAGTTCAAGCAGCGTCATCCGCGGCGTCCTTTCCGATGTAGGCCTCAATGACGCGGGGATCGGACTGGGCTTCCGCCGCGGTTCCCGACATCAGCTTCCGCCCGTGGTCCAGGACCACCACCTGGTCCGTCAGAGCGGAAATAAGTCCCATGTGGTGCTCCACGATGATGATGGTGAGGTCCTGCTCAGCGCGGAGGCGCTTCACGGTGGCGATGAGCTGTTCAACCTCCCCATGCGACAGGCCGGCTGCCGGTTCATCGAGAAGGAGCAACGTGGGCCTGGAAAGCAGCGCCCGCCACAGCTCGATGCCCTTGTGGAGCCCGTGGGACAGTTCGTCGGCAGGCACGTCCGCCGCCCATCCCAGCCCGGCGTTGGCCAGGAGGTCGAGTGCCTCGGCGCGGACGGCGCGCTCGGCGCGGACGGTGTACGGCATCCGCAGCGCCCACGAGACCGGGCCGCCTGGCAGCCGCGTGTGGCCCCCGAGGAGCACGTTCTGCAGGACTGTGGCGTTCAGCTGGAGCGCCGGGTGCTGGAAGGTGCGGGCAAGTCCAAGGCGTGCCATCCGGGACGGGGCACTGCCGGACACCTCGGTCCCGTCGATGGAAACTGAACCGGAACTGGGCTTGTAGTGGCCGCTGATGCAATTGAACAGGGATGTCTTGCCGGCACCGTTCGGGCCCACCAGGCCGAAGATCACGCCGGGCTCGACGTCGAAACTGACGTCCTGCAGCACCTTGACCCCGCCGAAGTGCAGGCTGACGTCCTTGAGGCTCAGGCTCGCGGCCACCCTGTACCTTCCTGTTGCATCATCGCTAGGAATGGATGCAGTTGATCACCACTGCACGAAACCGACGCTACGGATCGCGGACGAAATTGTCAACGATTTTGCACTCGGTTTGCGCCAACGGCTCCAGCCGCCGCTCAGCCGCCCGCAACAGACTGGATAACCAGCACTTCCTGGCCCGGCGCTACCTCGGTTTCCAGGCCCTGAAGCCGCCGCACCTCGTCACCGCCGACGTAGATGTTGACGAATCTGCGCAGCGCCCCGGTCTCGTCCCGGAGCCGGCGTCCCAGCACGGCATAGTCGGCGGCGACGGCATCGAGCAGGTGCCCCACCGTTACCGGCCCGTCGGCCGGAGTGGAGAGCACGGGTTGTCCGCCGGCCAGGGGTTGCAGGACACTGGGCAACAGCAGCGAAATCTCAGGCACCGGCTACCACTGCCGCCCGGACGCAGAGGACGTCCGGCAGGTGGGACGCTACCTCCGTGAACGTCTCCCCTTCATCAGCACTCGCGTAGACGGTCCCGCCCCGCGTGCCGAAGTAGACCCCGGCCGGTTCGGCCGTGTCCACCGAGGCAGCGTCCCTGAGCACACTGTTGTATTCCTGCTCGGGGAGGCCGGCGCTGAGCCCCATCCAGGTGTTCCCGGCGTCGTCCGTGCGATGGACGGCGAGCTTTCCGTCCGGAGGGATGCGTTCGCCGTCGGCCTTCAGCGGTATCACCCAGGCGGTGCCGTCCCGGCGCGGATGCGTCAGCATGACGAAGCCGAAGTCGGCCGGCAGGCCCTCCGCGATGGAGTTCCAGCTGTCGGCATTGTCGTCGGTCCGGTAGACCCCGTGGTGGTTCTGTGCGTAGAGGCGTCCTTCGACGGCGGCATCCGCGGCGATCTTGTGCACGCACTGGCCGAACTCCGGGTTGGGGTCCGGCATGAAGTAGGCCGAGATGCCCTTGTTGCGCGCTTCCCAGGACGACCCGCCGTCCAGCGAGCGGTACACACCTCCGGTGCTCATGGCGACGTGCACGGTTTCGCCCGCCGGGTCCACCACGATCGAATGTGCCGCCGCACCGCCGTAGCCTGCTCCCCACTCACTGCGGTGCGGGTGGTCCCACAGGCCCCGGTTCAACTCGAAGTGCTCGCCGCCGTCGGTCGATTTCCATACGGAGATGGGCTCCGCCCCCGCCCACACCACCCCGGGCCGGGACTCGGCGTCCGGGTAGATCTGCCATACGCGCTCCACGGCGGCGCCGGTGTCGCCAGGAAAGGTTATGGCGCCGTGTTCCGGCTCGGACCAGGTGGCACCAAGGTCATCGGAGTGTGCAACGGTGGGTCCCCAGTGCGGGCTGCGGACTCCCACCAGGATCCTGGTGCGGCCCTCCCGGGTATCGATTCCGATGCTGGGGATTTCGGCCATGAGGAAG comes from Pseudarthrobacter sp. NIBRBAC000502770 and encodes:
- a CDS encoding ABC transporter substrate-binding protein yields the protein MRKKPGGVLGIVAVTAALALSLSGCRGDSGGQGGGGSASSPGITDSAITLGITTPLSGATAGPGKCTVAGVSAYFGAANAAGGVKFGDGKTRTVNIKSYDDAYDPQKSLANFQQMVSDNVFAATAGLGTPTNRAFRDAAISQKVPQVLVMTGDPLFSDRKQSPWQLGFVPIYQNEGGAFGKLLAKSGAQHKVAILSQNDDYGKGYVAGFKEAIQGASNISVVGEQTYEATDTSVDAQLTQLASSGADVFFNAMSITPLTIAALQKAQQIGWKPSWFLPSNTSSPTAILEPGGAAAYPGIYSVSFAKAPQSPSFAKDPDVVKFLDELKKYGNYPDMPAFPHCMWSYMVGATLEKAFQNMKEPTRDSFMTALRDIKDLKAPLMLEGTSVNTTVDGQPAVSSVVVQKYNGKGYATAENFG
- a CDS encoding aldehyde dehydrogenase family protein, whose product is MRQALEGIADFRDEDAAILSQENGKIRMEAWVDSLVFEIRWNLALELAPDVDTAKTLPPAPGIPVSTSVTFQPLGVVTVIVPFNWPIAILAASLPHALLAGNTAIVKPPPTAPLATTRVVQRIAEKLPPGVLNVVTGKDADMAELITSPDIAKVCFTGSVGGGKRIMEMAAKSLTRVTLELGGNDAAVILQDAVLDDTHLDRLYAAIFDTTGQICMNAKRVYVHRSRLDEVVDGLSQRLEKAVIGYGLDDGTTMGPLHSPVQKAFVAELIEEAKEAGADVREFGTLPSDPELHGGNFLRPALVIDPDPSLRVVTQEQFGPVIPLIPFDTEDEAVEAANATWAGLCGSVWTADPAAADRVGGRLVCGYVWVNDHGATRLDLRAPFGGMKQSGMGREQGIEGVRAFQDTRAIAHLEPGAAEG
- the purU gene encoding formyltetrahydrofolate deformylase; translated protein: MVLHTESRKDQSCLIVHGPDQPGIVAAVAALVTRNRGNIVSLDQYSSDPSSGDFFQRVVFNRPDLSAAMPGIEADLARTLTPLGLAWTLTDRSIPKRMAILVSTSDHCLLELLWRHRRGELPVTIPMVISNHTNTAEDVRSFGVPFFHVPSAGPDKGAAEAQILKLLEGNVDFVVLARYMQILSPGFLDAVSVPLINIHHSFLPAFVGAAPYRKAKDRGVKLIGATSHYVTKDLDEGPIIEQDVARVTHAHSAQDLQARGAYVERAVLSRAVQWHAEDRVIRHGNQTIVF
- a CDS encoding PadR family transcriptional regulator, whose protein sequence is MSLRYALLALLRVGPLSGYELQKQFSMSVGHVWHAPDSQIYPELRKMEAENLIEGEEQPRGQRATRRLYHVTDTGNQAFLDWMQTPLEYARVRDPAHLRAAYLEAASPEAARAFFRRHMDQWESELAQWEGELQRIDQVDNPMLVRRLAVTDPADRERTIAFKRFTYEGLVDRAHVEIAWARRGLELVDTLESGGGARPEPSAARA
- a CDS encoding VOC family protein, whose translation is MTGYTSFDVAHLGNVELLTPVFEESLWFFRDLLAMRVVAETSSAGTKSAYLRTWDEYQLYTVKLTASADAGVGRTTFRATSREALERRVAAIEATGLGMGWEDGEVGTGPTYSFRDPDGHLLGIYYETERYVATDDKPALKNQASAFPGRGVNARRLDHINFLAKDVEANGEFVAQALCGRESERIRLDDGGYAAWWFHFNNKSYDIVYSDDWLKHGNRLHHVAFAPDTREDILKAADIFLENGIHIESGPHKHAINQTFFLYVWEPGGNRIELANAGARLLLDPDSPVVEWSQEERRKGQAWGMKTIETFHTHGTPNVSQ
- a CDS encoding aminomethyltransferase family protein, whose translation is MAPKNLQEVLDASKGAVDLLRNSQIGSYIYPVVPADFQNWIKEQTAWRQTAVLYDQSHHMDNLFLKGPDAIKLITATAINSTATFPVNKAKQYVPTTESGHVIGDGILFHEADDEYVYVGRSPAANWLLYHGETGGYRDLDITVDRRSPSRPYGHPVTRQYYRFQIQGPNAWQVIEKLNGGALEQLKFFNMSTMTIAGTTVRTLRHGMAGAPGLEVWGPYADHDRIRDAIVDAGAEFGLVPVGSRAYPSNTLESGWIPSPLPAIYTGEAERGYREWLPADGYEATGTLAGSFVSGNIEDYYLTPWELGYGSFVKFDHDFIGRDALQKIDPAAQRRKVTLAWDAEDVTSIFASLFDVDGPSYKFFDLPLANYGSANYDSVVDADGTVVGYSMFTGYSANERRALSLATIDPNVPEGTELKVVWGEPNGGTAKAAVEPHVQTEVRAVVSPVPYSTVARATYHGGWRTNYQSA
- a CDS encoding methylenetetrahydrofolate reductase, which encodes MATRTMPAPNRAASLELIKNFSLEMTGKDIPALIEAKDGIPPGTRINVTFLGNEDLEMRVAAAKAARDLGFIPVPHVSARRLKSKGDFEEFLGRLQEVGAAEHLFVVGGDPAEPEGPYGDSLALVNTGLLQQYGVREVGIGGYPEGHPDIRKEDLWRALEDKSAALAAQGLKASIITQFAFDTAPVAAWIDEVRARGIQAPIRVGTPGPAGVKRLLGFARRFGVGANAMIVKKYGFSLTNLMGDAGPDRFVNDLAAVLADHAPRPDHHLPAQVGLHFYTFGGLLATANWVRHFTEEG